One genomic window of Deinococcus aquiradiocola includes the following:
- the rny gene encoding ribonuclease Y, protein MTVLFVILALLVGLALGLQGGLSKGRADRAVLDDALMREAQAQAQQVRADAETQARELRAEAARTREEASRLIQDAETRQAHAAQQREQALADAARERGDAERDRLDAQRERESLKQDRQETKRERDELKREIERLNRRAEQLDARGEKLDGIEEKLEAQERRLQEDAAHLQERLRGAELKLYEVAALTPEQAREQILSKLDAELEDEKAIRVRAMQERASSDAKRHARHVIAQAIQRSASETSAALSVSVVPIPSDAMKGRIIGREGRNIRAFESLTGVDLIIDDTPEAVILSSFNPVRREVAKHVLEALVQDGRIHPSRIEEMVHKAQDDMKTFIHSQGEEAASSSGVIGLKPGLVQLLGRMYFRTSYGQNVLKHSVQVAHLTGIMAAELGLDVTLARRAGLMHDVGKSIDREIEGTHVDIGISLARRFGEPMEVIDAIAHHHDPENGETLYSVLVAAADAISAARPGARREELESYIKRLENLEHIAVSFPGVQTAYAVQAGREVRVLVQPDKVSDAQATLLAREIASRVEQDMEYPGQVQVTVVRESRAVEIAK, encoded by the coding sequence ATGACCGTACTGTTCGTCATTCTGGCGCTCCTGGTCGGGCTGGCACTCGGACTTCAGGGAGGGCTCTCGAAAGGACGCGCGGACCGCGCCGTGCTCGACGACGCCCTCATGCGCGAGGCGCAGGCACAGGCCCAGCAGGTCCGGGCCGACGCCGAAACGCAGGCCCGCGAACTGCGCGCCGAAGCTGCCCGTACCCGCGAGGAAGCCAGCCGACTCATCCAGGACGCCGAGACCCGCCAGGCCCACGCCGCCCAGCAGCGCGAACAGGCGCTCGCCGACGCCGCCCGCGAACGCGGCGACGCCGAACGCGACCGCCTGGACGCCCAGCGCGAACGCGAGAGTCTCAAACAGGACCGCCAGGAAACGAAACGCGAGCGCGACGAACTCAAACGCGAGATCGAACGCCTCAACCGCCGCGCCGAACAGCTCGACGCCCGCGGCGAGAAGCTCGACGGCATCGAAGAGAAACTCGAAGCGCAGGAACGCCGCCTGCAGGAAGACGCCGCGCACCTCCAGGAACGCCTGCGTGGCGCGGAGCTGAAACTCTACGAGGTGGCCGCCCTCACGCCCGAACAGGCCAGAGAACAGATCCTCAGCAAACTCGACGCCGAACTCGAAGACGAGAAGGCCATCCGCGTGCGCGCCATGCAGGAACGCGCCAGCAGCGACGCCAAACGCCACGCCCGGCACGTCATCGCGCAGGCCATCCAGCGCAGCGCGTCCGAAACGTCCGCCGCGCTCTCCGTGTCGGTCGTCCCCATCCCCAGCGACGCCATGAAGGGCCGCATCATCGGCCGCGAGGGCCGCAACATCCGCGCCTTCGAATCCCTGACCGGCGTGGACCTCATCATCGACGACACGCCCGAAGCGGTCATCCTGTCCAGCTTCAACCCGGTCAGGCGCGAGGTCGCCAAACACGTCCTCGAAGCGCTCGTGCAGGACGGACGCATCCACCCCAGCCGCATCGAGGAGATGGTCCACAAGGCGCAGGACGACATGAAGACCTTCATCCACAGCCAGGGCGAGGAGGCCGCCAGCAGCAGCGGCGTCATCGGCCTGAAACCCGGCCTGGTACAGCTGCTGGGCCGCATGTACTTCCGCACCAGTTACGGTCAGAACGTCCTGAAGCACAGCGTGCAGGTCGCGCACCTGACCGGCATCATGGCCGCCGAACTGGGCCTGGACGTCACGCTCGCCCGCCGCGCCGGACTGATGCACGACGTCGGCAAGAGCATCGACCGCGAGATCGAAGGCACGCACGTCGACATCGGCATCTCGCTCGCACGGCGCTTCGGCGAACCGATGGAAGTCATCGACGCGATCGCGCACCACCACGACCCCGAGAACGGCGAGACGCTGTACTCGGTGCTCGTCGCCGCCGCCGACGCCATCAGTGCCGCCCGGCCCGGCGCGCGCCGCGAGGAACTCGAAAGCTACATCAAACGCCTCGAGAACCTCGAACACATCGCCGTCAGCTTCCCCGGCGTGCAGACCGCGTACGCCGTGCAGGCGGGCCGTGAGGTGCGCGTCCTCGTGCAGCCGGACAAGGTCAGCGACGCGCAGGCCACCCTGCTCGCCCGCGAGATCGCCAGCCGCGTGGAGCAGGACATGGAGTACCCCGGGCAGGTGCAGGTCACGGTGGTCCGCGAGAGCCGCGCCGTGGAGATCGCCAAGTAA
- the ddrC gene encoding DNA damage response protein DdrC, translated as MNIVPQSIRVGTHTLPAQGGLLHAQRALDLLGEPAPHDWPTYARTHDLHAPPRDFGAGPEPTLSLPEFVRLGFQLDTPQARRWQRSAQRLLSRVLAGDVRLSAEIAEANPDPNAARWLHARLENQQARKTLMSTVARAGGTSEVYGQLGSISNASVLGKDSATLRQERGVKSTRDGLNTDELLRLSYLESATARAIEDHGVRGNAAILRLHRHLAARERQTWQTPTPPQAG; from the coding sequence ATGAACATCGTCCCCCAGAGTATCCGCGTCGGCACCCACACGCTGCCCGCCCAGGGCGGACTCCTGCACGCCCAGCGCGCCCTCGACCTCCTCGGCGAACCCGCCCCGCACGACTGGCCCACCTACGCCCGCACCCACGACCTGCACGCCCCGCCCCGCGACTTCGGCGCCGGACCCGAACCCACCCTCAGCCTCCCCGAATTCGTCCGGCTCGGCTTCCAGCTCGACACCCCCCAGGCCCGCCGCTGGCAGCGCAGCGCCCAGCGCCTCCTGAGCCGCGTCCTCGCCGGAGACGTCCGCCTGAGCGCCGAGATCGCCGAAGCCAACCCCGACCCGAACGCCGCCCGCTGGCTCCACGCCCGCCTCGAAAACCAGCAGGCCCGCAAGACCCTCATGAGCACCGTCGCCCGCGCCGGCGGCACCAGCGAGGTGTACGGCCAGCTGGGCAGCATCAGCAACGCCTCCGTCCTCGGCAAGGACAGCGCCACCCTCCGCCAGGAACGCGGCGTGAAAAGCACCCGCGACGGCCTGAACACCGACGAACTCCTGCGCCTCAGCTACCTGGAGAGCGCCACCGCCCGCGCCATCGAGGACCACGGTGTGCGCGGCAACGCCGCCATCCTCCGCCTGCACCGCCACCTCGCCGCCCGCGAACGCCAGACCTGGCAGACCCCCACCCCCCCACAGGCCGGCTGA
- a CDS encoding helicase-associated domain-containing protein — protein MTGERPGQSAGQAAHPGLRLDALLERMAAPQLIRMAARFAPGEDARQIQKARTAVERTLESSARLGALVKTLTPLEVFLLGEVKRAGGVQDGWALLVAARVRGLRPDGKPAPVELYRHFRPAAFAGAEVIWPLLADGLLMPFTLPNPFMEGFGRGLEAGSSLVTADERLLAALPDAPRPPARLALPAQESPAAPAPVPAPQRTQLQLQETLRAVRAEGGLALTKTGEYNRNALKRLQKRAPALPDLEFWLEVTQLGGLLEVQGEALQPTPAATDLHAFSPDALRGLYPGLAETWEPSGQLVAHLHPLRAALLAVLREVPPLTVAQLAQVFEASTPDTLRLPSWRGQGLQWRPWLTEALTGPLRTLGLVSVTGEGEGAVVTPAPDAPSTPGGPAWVVQPNFEVVAYPAQLDAAALGLLRAAEAVRFDEHSVTYRLTRESVYAALEGGMTLDALLGRLERASAAPVPGGVRSTVQGWAARRERLVFHQGVTLLEFPDGAARDAYRAVSGGRAIGETLLLPAPDRAVPRGAPVLRYDRPPRPALRVTPGGLITRHGDLDFLGRDLLARVARPVPGGYDLVPGPMTALTVRELESRVEGTLPPLMRLQLERWSGTQPAPALGQVTLLQHPQATALLQDPTLAPLLEGLLAPGLLLVRAGREAALREQLGALGLAPDAAFTAATGHPGPRAGTPDYEFPEDTRRKRALLEEAIRDGRQVHLMYQTETYHGWYGESRPGKTRQRRLVPREIYREGSTPYLLAEGVDDPEEERIRVGYVLGIALL, from the coding sequence ATGACCGGCGAGCGGCCCGGACAGTCCGCCGGTCAGGCCGCGCACCCCGGTCTGCGGCTCGACGCGCTGCTGGAGCGGATGGCGGCCCCGCAGCTCATCCGGATGGCGGCCCGGTTCGCGCCGGGCGAGGACGCGCGCCAGATCCAGAAGGCGCGCACGGCGGTCGAGCGGACACTGGAGAGTTCCGCCCGTCTCGGGGCGCTCGTGAAGACGCTGACGCCGCTGGAGGTGTTCCTGCTGGGCGAGGTGAAGCGGGCCGGGGGCGTGCAGGACGGCTGGGCGCTGCTGGTCGCGGCGCGCGTGCGTGGCCTGCGCCCGGACGGAAAGCCCGCCCCGGTGGAACTGTACCGGCACTTCCGCCCGGCGGCCTTCGCGGGTGCGGAGGTGATCTGGCCGCTGCTGGCGGACGGGCTGCTGATGCCGTTCACGCTCCCGAACCCGTTCATGGAGGGGTTCGGGCGGGGCCTCGAGGCAGGCAGTTCGCTCGTGACGGCGGACGAACGGCTGCTGGCGGCCCTGCCGGACGCGCCGCGCCCCCCCGCACGGCTCGCCCTGCCCGCCCAGGAGTCGCCTGCTGCTCCGGCCCCCGTGCCCGCGCCGCAGCGGACGCAGCTGCAGCTGCAGGAGACGCTGCGGGCCGTGCGGGCCGAGGGCGGCCTCGCACTCACCAAAACCGGCGAGTACAACCGCAACGCCCTGAAACGCCTCCAGAAGCGCGCCCCGGCCCTGCCGGACCTGGAGTTCTGGCTGGAGGTCACGCAGCTGGGCGGCCTGCTCGAGGTGCAGGGCGAGGCGCTGCAGCCCACCCCGGCCGCCACCGACCTGCACGCGTTCAGCCCGGACGCGCTGCGCGGATTGTACCCGGGGCTGGCGGAGACGTGGGAGCCGTCCGGGCAGCTCGTCGCGCACCTGCACCCGCTCCGGGCGGCGCTGCTGGCCGTGCTGCGCGAGGTGCCGCCCCTCACGGTGGCGCAGCTCGCGCAGGTGTTCGAGGCGAGCACGCCCGACACGCTGCGCCTCCCGTCGTGGCGCGGGCAGGGCCTGCAGTGGCGGCCCTGGCTGACCGAGGCGCTCACCGGGCCGCTCCGCACGCTGGGCCTCGTGAGCGTGACGGGCGAGGGCGAGGGAGCGGTCGTCACGCCCGCGCCGGACGCGCCATCCACGCCGGGCGGACCCGCGTGGGTGGTGCAGCCGAACTTCGAGGTCGTGGCGTACCCGGCGCAGCTGGACGCGGCGGCGCTGGGCCTGCTGCGCGCCGCGGAGGCCGTGCGTTTCGACGAGCATTCCGTCACGTACCGCCTCACGCGCGAGAGCGTGTACGCGGCGCTGGAGGGCGGCATGACGCTGGACGCGCTGCTGGGCAGACTGGAACGCGCCTCGGCGGCCCCCGTGCCGGGCGGGGTCCGCAGCACCGTGCAGGGCTGGGCCGCGCGGCGCGAACGGCTGGTGTTTCACCAGGGCGTGACGCTGCTGGAATTCCCGGACGGCGCGGCGCGCGACGCGTACCGGGCGGTGTCGGGCGGCCGGGCCATCGGGGAGACGCTGCTGCTGCCCGCTCCGGACCGCGCGGTCCCCAGGGGCGCGCCCGTCCTGCGGTACGACCGGCCACCGCGTCCGGCGCTGCGCGTCACGCCGGGCGGCCTGATCACCCGGCACGGCGATCTGGACTTCCTGGGGCGCGACCTGCTGGCCCGCGTCGCGCGGCCCGTGCCGGGCGGGTACGACCTCGTGCCCGGCCCCATGACGGCCCTGACGGTGCGGGAACTGGAGTCGCGGGTGGAGGGCACGCTGCCGCCCCTGATGCGCCTGCAGCTGGAACGCTGGAGCGGCACGCAGCCTGCCCCGGCCCTCGGGCAGGTGACGCTGCTGCAGCACCCGCAGGCGACGGCGCTGCTGCAGGACCCCACGCTCGCCCCGCTGCTGGAGGGCCTGCTCGCGCCGGGCCTGCTGCTCGTCCGGGCGGGCCGGGAGGCGGCGCTGCGCGAGCAGCTCGGCGCCCTGGGACTCGCACCGGACGCGGCATTCACGGCGGCCACGGGCCACCCGGGGCCGCGGGCAGGCACGCCCGACTACGAGTTTCCGGAAGACACGCGCCGCAAACGCGCCCTGCTGGAGGAGGCGATCCGTGACGGGCGTCAGGTGCACCTGATGTACCAGACGGAGACGTACCACGGCTGGTACGGCGAGTCGCGGCCCGGCAAGACCCGGCAGCGGCGGCTCGTGCCGCGCGAGATCTACCGCGAGGGCAGCACCCCGTACCTGCTCGCCGAGGGCGTCGACGACCCCGAGGAGGAACGCATCCGGGTGGGGTACGTGCTCGGCATCGCGCTGCTCTGA
- a CDS encoding GGDEF domain-containing protein, which produces MADAPSIQTSLVQQLRQLEADMLTETGPPHPGWVRRRQEAVMLALDIGRHGDAMGYGLRALDLANTLQDPAMQARAHMLIALIYSDNYDAAEAEQHFELARDLARRHDDRGMLGRVVTNRAHHLLHGHDLHAAYRELVTHAALMSTLDEVPLLAAYHINLVTACACLCEEHPADPQVPEWQGWLRRSLTWLEARSMDELPLAVQLDILEVFARVALLQGEHARALQFARERTELARQADSAILLASAYRQLGDVHAAQRDWPDAVAAYGEALGISEAQERHVTAMELREALAAAHAQSGDYEAAYRVQRAGVQLGRLMEQILRQRAQIGAVERQALESDLRARFYREASERDFLTGVANRAQAMQVLDRLQQGLDAGEVKAVAVAIFDLDHFKDVNDRYGHDVGDQVLVGVAQRVQHVTRDQDLLSRHGGEEFLLILQETSLQEALRICDRLRLHVADLQFPAWPELRVTASFGVSPMQPGRGVQWALRQADVQLYRSKHAGRNRVTGRDAPAPPDAR; this is translated from the coding sequence TTGGCAGACGCGCCCTCCATTCAGACGTCCCTCGTCCAGCAGCTGCGGCAGCTGGAGGCCGACATGCTGACCGAGACGGGCCCCCCGCATCCGGGCTGGGTGCGGCGGCGGCAGGAGGCGGTCATGCTGGCCCTCGACATCGGCCGTCACGGGGACGCCATGGGGTACGGGCTGCGCGCCCTGGACCTCGCGAACACCCTGCAGGACCCGGCCATGCAGGCGCGGGCGCACATGCTGATCGCGCTGATCTACTCCGACAACTACGACGCGGCGGAGGCCGAACAGCATTTCGAGCTGGCGCGCGACCTGGCCCGCCGTCACGACGACCGCGGCATGCTGGGCCGCGTCGTCACGAACCGCGCCCACCACCTCCTGCACGGGCACGACCTGCACGCCGCGTACCGGGAACTCGTGACGCACGCCGCCCTGATGAGTACGCTGGACGAGGTGCCGCTCCTGGCCGCGTACCACATCAACCTCGTGACGGCCTGCGCCTGCCTGTGCGAGGAGCACCCCGCCGACCCGCAGGTGCCGGAATGGCAGGGCTGGCTGCGGCGGTCCCTGACGTGGCTGGAAGCGCGCTCCATGGACGAACTGCCGCTCGCGGTGCAGCTCGACATCCTGGAGGTGTTCGCGCGCGTGGCCCTGCTGCAGGGCGAGCACGCCCGCGCCCTGCAGTTCGCGCGGGAACGCACGGAACTGGCGCGGCAGGCGGACAGCGCCATCCTGCTGGCGTCCGCGTACCGGCAGCTGGGCGACGTGCACGCCGCGCAGCGCGACTGGCCGGACGCCGTCGCCGCGTACGGCGAGGCGCTCGGGATCAGCGAGGCGCAGGAGCGGCACGTGACCGCCATGGAACTGCGCGAGGCGCTCGCGGCGGCCCACGCGCAGAGCGGCGATTACGAGGCCGCGTACCGCGTGCAGCGCGCGGGCGTGCAGCTCGGCCGGCTGATGGAGCAGATCCTGCGGCAGCGTGCGCAGATCGGCGCGGTGGAACGGCAGGCGCTGGAGTCGGACCTGCGCGCCCGCTTCTACCGCGAGGCGTCCGAACGGGACTTCCTGACGGGCGTCGCCAACCGCGCGCAGGCCATGCAGGTCCTCGACCGGCTGCAGCAGGGCCTGGACGCGGGCGAGGTGAAGGCGGTCGCCGTCGCGATCTTCGACCTCGACCACTTCAAGGACGTCAACGACCGCTACGGGCACGACGTGGGCGATCAGGTGCTGGTGGGCGTCGCGCAGCGCGTGCAGCACGTCACCCGCGACCAGGACCTGCTGTCCCGGCACGGCGGGGAGGAATTCCTGCTGATCCTGCAGGAGACGTCCCTGCAGGAAGCGCTGCGCATCTGCGACCGGCTGCGCCTGCACGTCGCGGACCTGCAGTTCCCGGCGTGGCCGGAGTTGCGCGTCACGGCGAGCTTCGGGGTGAGTCCCATGCAGCCCGGCCGGGGCGTGCAGTGGGCGCTGCGGCAGGCGGACGTGCAGCTGTACCGCTCGAAGCACGCGGGCCGCAACCGCGTGACAGGCCGGGACGCGCCCGCCCCGCCGGACGCCCGCTGA
- a CDS encoding family 10 glycosylhydrolase gives MNLSKPGHPQARRVYQTVPDGALTGPEAALETTRTPRTVPARYSHGMAFTPPPRTPSALLRALLAALALGSVTGAHAQAHRTAVWLRPPEQPQELERTLVAARQAGFTDVLLEGFYHGRAIWTSSVAPMKLQYDALALASRVARREGLHLNVWFETLYWRPDRQFGIPVTPLWQDRYATLSEDGRTSLDVSRLGFVDPSDPDVGNLLAALTAELGRTYPDVGLHLDYLRYPREANFGYHPAAVQAFREQTGIDAGTLRGRDPNGEQMQDRHLWQAFRRDTVTALAGRLVRSYRDAGGQGLVSAAVFGRVDPLQDWRHWPGLEVAMPMLYYPFPALYRAVPLLFPPAANVWPGIRVGPGGAALAPQLDLLHGLGYPNVAVFGWTPDGTATPVTPDLDGTRP, from the coding sequence ATGAACCTGTCGAAACCGGGTCACCCCCAGGCCAGAAGAGTATACCAGACCGTGCCTGACGGCGCGCTGACCGGACCTGAAGCGGCCCTTGAGACAACGCGCACGCCCCGCACCGTGCCTGCCCGCTACAGTCACGGCATGGCCTTCACGCCCCCACCCCGTACCCCGTCTGCGCTCCTGCGTGCCCTGCTGGCCGCCCTGGCACTCGGGTCCGTCACGGGCGCGCACGCGCAGGCGCACCGGACCGCCGTGTGGCTGCGCCCGCCCGAGCAGCCGCAGGAACTGGAACGCACCCTGGTCGCCGCGCGGCAGGCGGGCTTCACGGACGTGCTGCTGGAGGGCTTCTACCACGGGCGCGCCATCTGGACGTCCAGCGTCGCCCCCATGAAACTGCAGTACGACGCCCTCGCGCTCGCCAGCCGGGTCGCGCGGCGCGAGGGCCTGCACCTGAACGTCTGGTTCGAGACGCTGTACTGGCGGCCCGACCGGCAGTTCGGGATTCCCGTCACGCCGCTCTGGCAGGACCGCTACGCGACCCTCAGCGAGGACGGCCGCACGAGCCTCGACGTGAGCCGCCTCGGCTTCGTGGACCCCAGCGACCCGGACGTCGGCAACCTGCTCGCCGCCCTCACCGCCGAACTCGGCCGCACGTACCCGGACGTGGGCCTGCACCTCGACTACCTCCGCTACCCGCGCGAGGCGAACTTCGGGTACCACCCGGCCGCCGTGCAGGCCTTCCGGGAGCAGACCGGCATCGACGCGGGCACCCTGCGCGGCCGGGACCCGAACGGAGAACAGATGCAGGACCGGCACCTGTGGCAGGCCTTCCGGCGGGACACGGTCACGGCCCTGGCGGGGCGGCTCGTCCGCAGTTACCGGGACGCGGGCGGGCAGGGCCTCGTGAGCGCCGCCGTGTTCGGAAGGGTGGACCCGCTGCAGGACTGGCGGCACTGGCCGGGCCTGGAGGTCGCCATGCCGATGCTGTACTACCCCTTCCCGGCCCTGTACCGCGCGGTCCCGCTGCTGTTCCCGCCCGCCGCGAACGTCTGGCCGGGCATCCGGGTCGGGCCGGGCGGCGCGGCCCTCGCCCCGCAGCTCGACCTGCTGCACGGCCTGGGGTACCCGAACGTCGCGGTGTTCGGCTGGACGCCGGACGGCACGGCCACCCCCGTCACACCGGACCTGGACGGCACGCGCCCCTGA
- a CDS encoding DNA repair helicase XPB, translating to MTFDPANPLIVQADRSVFLEAFNPRAEDARRDLAAFAELVSSPEHLHTYRITPLSLWNAAAAGVSAEQMVAALERHAKFPVPQNVLHDLRELTLRWGRLRLVAHDGGLLLVVDAPDAPLLTELSRNRAVAPLLGDRMGDAVFAVPLVNRGVVKTALLEAGWPLDDQAGYSDGLQYAFTLSSALRVREYQQQAAEAFYRGGSAEGGSGVVVLAPGSGKTVVGMVAMTLVGQRTLVLTTNRTSVAQWERELLARTTLTPDEVGEYEPGRPLKPVTVCTYQMLTHRRRGTERDDKDAYPHMGLIGAAEWGLIVYDEVHLLPAPVFRITAEVQARRRLGLTATLVREDGREGDVFALIGPKRYDRPWKTLEQEGFIAQAECVEVRLPLPQAERVSYAAAPDREKHRIAAENPDKRAVVSALLREHAGVPTLIIGQYLDQLTLIAQDQEAPLITGKTPQRERERLFQAFRERRVGLIVMSKVGNFALDLPDAEVLVQVSGAFGSRQEEAQRLGRLLRPKADGGGATFYSVVTRETTEEDHAHHRQLFLAEQGYAYRIVDGEGLLAGEGLPVSGVTA from the coding sequence GTGACCTTCGACCCCGCCAATCCGCTCATCGTGCAGGCGGACCGTTCCGTGTTCCTGGAGGCGTTCAACCCGCGTGCCGAGGACGCGCGCCGGGACCTGGCGGCCTTCGCGGAACTGGTGAGCAGCCCGGAGCACCTGCACACGTACCGCATCACGCCCCTGTCCCTGTGGAACGCGGCGGCGGCAGGCGTGAGCGCCGAGCAGATGGTGGCGGCGCTGGAACGGCACGCGAAGTTCCCGGTGCCGCAGAACGTGCTGCACGACCTGCGCGAACTGACGCTCCGCTGGGGGCGGCTGCGGCTCGTGGCGCACGACGGCGGGCTGCTGCTGGTGGTGGACGCGCCGGACGCGCCGCTCCTGACCGAACTGAGCCGCAACCGGGCGGTGGCCCCGCTGCTCGGGGACCGGATGGGGGACGCGGTGTTCGCGGTGCCGCTCGTGAACCGGGGCGTCGTCAAGACGGCGCTGCTGGAGGCGGGCTGGCCGCTCGACGATCAGGCCGGGTACAGCGACGGGCTGCAGTACGCGTTCACGCTTTCCTCTGCCCTGCGCGTGCGCGAGTACCAGCAGCAGGCGGCGGAGGCCTTCTACCGGGGCGGGAGTGCCGAGGGCGGCAGCGGCGTGGTGGTCCTCGCGCCCGGCAGCGGCAAGACGGTGGTCGGCATGGTCGCCATGACGCTGGTCGGGCAGCGGACGCTCGTGCTCACCACCAACCGCACGAGCGTCGCGCAGTGGGAGCGGGAACTGCTGGCCCGCACGACGCTCACGCCGGACGAGGTGGGCGAGTACGAGCCGGGCCGCCCGCTGAAGCCCGTCACGGTCTGCACGTACCAGATGCTCACGCACCGTCGGCGCGGCACGGAACGTGACGACAAGGACGCGTACCCGCACATGGGCCTGATCGGCGCGGCCGAGTGGGGCCTGATCGTGTACGACGAGGTGCACCTGCTGCCCGCCCCGGTGTTCCGCATCACGGCGGAAGTGCAGGCGCGCCGCCGCCTGGGCCTCACCGCGACCCTGGTGCGCGAGGACGGGCGCGAGGGCGACGTGTTCGCGCTCATCGGCCCGAAACGCTACGACCGGCCGTGGAAGACGCTGGAGCAGGAGGGCTTCATCGCGCAGGCGGAGTGCGTGGAGGTGCGCCTGCCGCTCCCGCAGGCGGAACGCGTGAGTTACGCGGCCGCACCGGACCGCGAGAAGCACCGCATCGCGGCGGAAAACCCGGACAAGCGCGCGGTGGTGAGTGCGCTGCTGCGGGAGCACGCGGGCGTGCCGACCCTGATCATCGGGCAGTACCTGGATCAGCTGACGCTCATCGCGCAGGATCAGGAGGCGCCGCTCATCACGGGCAAGACGCCGCAGCGGGAGCGGGAGCGGCTGTTTCAGGCGTTCCGGGAGCGGCGCGTGGGCCTGATCGTGATGTCGAAGGTCGGGAATTTCGCGCTGGACCTGCCGGACGCGGAGGTGCTGGTGCAGGTGTCGGGCGCGTTCGGGTCGCGGCAGGAGGAGGCGCAGCGGCTGGGGCGGCTGCTGCGGCCCAAGGCGGACGGGGGCGGCGCGACGTTCTACAGCGTCGTGACGCGCGAGACGACCGAGGAGGACCACGCGCACCACCGGCAGCTGTTCCTGGCGGAGCAGGGGTACGCGTACCGCATCGTGGACGGCGAGGGCCTGCTGGCCGGTGAGGGCCTGCCGGTGTCCGGAGTGACGGCGTGA
- a CDS encoding DUF4145 domain-containing protein, translated as MRSVPLHSIVAWNDDSTPARPLRLNSTCGVCNKDLSIDVSGGHYHEEDTWLAVVRCPNPTCHAVLRYLGFDLDGPRFTRLYVHPSYADARQPMKDYEMAPERIQKAYVDTLSTLNGGIPSAVATLARKTLEGIIRHAYPNPEGIRDRSLSKLIRDLPQSRDLGRPILELGQTMREGGSLNAHFDLDRDTDAQTAERMVELLENLIEYLYVIPGRMATLRKDFD; from the coding sequence ATGCGCAGCGTCCCGCTCCACTCCATCGTTGCCTGGAACGACGACAGCACCCCCGCCCGGCCCCTGCGGCTCAACAGCACCTGCGGCGTGTGCAACAAGGACCTCTCCATCGACGTGTCCGGCGGCCACTACCACGAGGAAGACACCTGGCTCGCCGTGGTCCGCTGCCCGAACCCCACCTGCCACGCCGTCCTCCGCTACCTGGGCTTCGACCTGGACGGCCCGCGCTTCACGCGCCTGTACGTCCACCCGTCCTACGCCGACGCGCGTCAGCCCATGAAGGACTACGAGATGGCGCCCGAACGCATCCAGAAGGCGTACGTGGACACCCTCTCCACCCTCAACGGCGGCATCCCGAGCGCCGTCGCCACGCTGGCCCGCAAGACGCTGGAAGGCATCATCCGGCACGCCTACCCCAACCCCGAAGGCATCCGCGACCGCAGCCTCAGCAAGCTGATACGCGATCTGCCGCAGTCCCGCGACCTCGGCAGACCCATCCTGGAACTCGGGCAGACGATGCGCGAGGGAGGCAGCCTCAACGCGCACTTCGACCTCGACCGCGACACGGACGCCCAGACGGCCGAGCGCATGGTGGAACTCCTCGAGAACCTGATCGAGTACCTGTACGTCATCCCCGGACGCATGGCCACCCTCCGCAAGGACTTCGACTGA